From the Struthio camelus isolate bStrCam1 chromosome 19, bStrCam1.hap1, whole genome shotgun sequence genome, the window CGCCTCTACcaagctgctctgctcctggatGAGCTGGTGGAAGGAGGTGTGCATGGCTCCTTCATTGCACGGGCTCGGCTCCTGCCTGCGGGGACGCAGAGGTGGGGACCAGCCTGCCTGGCTCAGGCACAGCTCAGCGCGGTGGCCCAgcagggcccagctcctgcagcctccgaGCCCACCCTCGGGCCGGGGCCCAGGGGACGGAGCCGTGCCAAAGCCCCTGAGCCTGGCCCAgagccgggctgcgctgccctgtGGCACGGGTAGGAGGCTCGTGCGTCCCCGGCAGCAGGCGCACgagcctgctctgctggggacgcGGCCCGAGCCCGGGCCGTGCCCGCGCTGCCGAGGGACACGGCACGCTGTCCAAGCGGGCTGCAAGGCTGCGCGGGCTGAGACCTTGCAAGGGCACGGCTTGGGCACAAGCGGGGAGGGCAAAGCAGGCCGGCGCTTACCCGTCGCTCTCGGTGTCCTCAGAGACGCAGAGGGCGATGGCGGGTGGCTGGGACATCGCGCGGGCTCCGCGCAGCTGCCTGGGGCCCGGGGCCGAGCACGTCCGCCGCTGTGCTCCCTCCCACGCGCCGCCCTGCCGCGGCAGAGCAGATTGCCCgtgagcccggccccgcgccgagcaCTGTGGGTGCTCGCCGTCACCCCGGCTCCCACGGGGCACGCGgggtcctgcctgccctggggacggagccggagccggagcgcgGCTGGGCGCCCGGAGGAGCCcggcaagtgggagcagggggcCCCCTCGAGCCCGGCCCGGAGGGTGTCGGGGGTGTCGTGGCCCCCAGCACGGTGGAGCGGAGCGGAGACACCGAGTCAGCGAGCCGTGACGGGCCAGCGCcgagggcaggaaggaagagaggagggacGAAGGCGGGGGCAGCGAGGAGCGGGCTCTGCAGTGGAAACGCTGCGAGCGCAGCGGGGGACGCGCGGCGCCGCATCCGCATCCGCGCGGCGCTCCCAGGAGCCGGGCCCGGGCCTCGGGCTGCGCAAACAAAGCAGGGCTGctgggcgccgccgctgccggccgggcagGGGCCAAGGCAGAGCTCCCGGGGCGAAGGGGGGTGCTCAGGGGGTGggcgccccggctctgcccctctTATCAGGCGGGGGACAGACCAACAGCGCCCTGAGGAGCTGCTTGCCCTGAGCTCCCGCGATAAGGCGGCTGCCGCGTCCTGCGGGCAGGGGGCCAGGCCACGCCGGGACGGCGGCGAGGTGGGCAGCGCCGGGCAGgagccccccgcccgcgcccggcccggcagcgcatCCCCGCGTgggctgcccgcccccccccgcccggcccggccgggcccggtccccggcgctgctgccccccaccccggcccggcccggtcccgcccgccgccccggggcaggaAGGGTTAAGCGCAGGGATCCCGGCCGGATCCCGCAGCCCGCTCCAGGTGGGGCGGCGAGCACCCCACGGAGACACACGCAGCCCCACGGCGGTGCACGCGGCCCCACGGCGGCGCACGTACCCCCACGGCGGTGCACGTACCCCCACGGCGGCGCACGCGGCCCCACGGCGGCGCACGTACCCCCACGGTGGCGCACGTACCCCCACGGCGGCGCACGTACCCCCACGGCGGCGCCCCGTCACGCCAGGAGGGGCTGGAGCCGCGTCGGGGTCCCGCAGCCGGGCGCGGCAgcgtgggggggggaaggggggagcgcGGTCCCGGCCCCCCACGCCCCCCGCCGTCCGGGGCTCACctgcggcgggggcgcggcggggggcgcggtgGCCCCCCCGAGGCCCCGGCTGCGGCCCGGACCTGCCGCAGCAGCTCGAGCGGGGCGCGGCCGGTGCCACAGCTGGtgctgccgggccgggcgcagCCGTGGGGCGCAGCCGTGGGgcgcagccgtggggcgggctgGGCTCTCCCTGCTCCCGCTAGGGctgggcccagggcagccggcccccccccgcctggcTGCAGGGAAGCTTGGCAGGAACCTCCAAACTCCTTTGCAGGAAGATGAAACAGgatgttccccccccacccccggctggGGGGACGCGGCGAGGCCAGGGGAGCTGCGCTGCAGCCTGGGGGAGCTCAGCTGGGGGCGAGCTGAGGCTGGGGAGGTCGAGGCCGGGGGGACGCTGAAGCCTggagagccgggccggggggagacCTCAAGGCCAGGGGGACGTCGAGGCCCGGAGGAGCCCGGCTGGGGGACGCCGAGGCTGGGGGGACGTTGAGGCCGGGGGGAGGCGGAGGCCCAGAGGAGCCTAGCTGGGGGGACACCGAGGCCtgggggggaggctgaggcccggaggagcccggccggggggaggcACTGAGGCCCAgaggagcccggccggggggacGCCGAGGCCTGGGGGGGAGGCCGAGGCCCGgaggagcccggccgggggggaggccgaggcccgggggagcccggccgggggggaggccgaggcccgggggagcccggccggggggggaggCCGAGGTCTGGGGAAGAGGCCGAGGCCCGgaggagcccggccgggggggaggccgaggcccgggggggaggccgaggcccgggggagcccggccgggggggaggccgaggcccgggggggaggccgaggcccgggggagcccggccggggggaggcccAGGCCCGGGGAAGAGGCCGAGGCCCGgaggagcccggccgggggggggggccgaggcccgggggggaggccgaggcccggggggggaggccgaggcccgggggagcccggccggggggcggcgaggcccgggggggaggccgaggcctgggggagcccggccgggggggaggccgaggcccgggggggaggccgaggcccgggggagcccggccgggggggaggccgaggcccgggggggaggccgaggcccggaggagcccggccggggggcggcgaggcccgggggggaggccgaggcccggaggagcccggccgggggggaggccgaggcccgggggggaggccgaggcccgggggagcccggccggggggcggcgaggccggggggcGGCCCAGGCCCGGCCAAGGCCCCGCTGCCGCTTTCCCCGCCCCTTCtgccggcggcagggccgggccgggccgggggggcggtggcggcggcggcggccgccctcgcggggggccgggcggggccggtttggccgagccccccgcggaagcagcgcggcggcggcggccccggcaccACCatggagggcggcggcggcggcggcggcggcggcggcgcgtacGGGGCGGCCAAGGCCGGCGGCGCCTTCGACCTGGGGCGCTTCGTGCAGCAGCCGCAGGTGCTGGCGCGGATCGCCAGCGCGGTgagtcgggccgggccgggccgggccgggccgtgttgtgttccccccccgtccccctccccccttcgGGGCCAGGTcgtcccccctgctccccccttcTTCCCCTAGGGCCGTGTACCCCCCTTGCTTCCCCCCCCGGGgccatgttcccccccccccggtgccccggtccccccccccggtgccccatGTCTCCCCCgatgccccatgtccccccccccggtgccccgtttccccccccaaggccgtgtccccccccccccggtgccccgtttccccccccaaggccgtgtcccccccccggtgccccatgtcccccccgaTGCCCCATGTCCCCCTCCCTAGTGCcccgtgttcccccccccccggtgccccgttTCCCCTACCCCCCCCAAGGCCTTGTCCCGTCCCCcggggccgtgtccccccccccggtgccccatGTCCCACCTCTGGtgccctgtgtcccccccctcaggactgtccccccccccccggtgctccatccccttccccagtgccctgtGTTCCCTCCCCAGGGACGTatcccccccccgctgccccatgtacccctccccagggctgtgtcccccccccccggtgcccgtgtcccccctcccccagggtcgtgtccccctccccccccagttcCCACCTCCCCCAGGGTCATGTTTCCTCCCCGGTGTTGgtgtctgccccccccccgccccggcgctgggctccaGCCTGTGGCCGTGGCCTGGTCACGGGGCTCTCAGCTGAGCTCCGCCTGGGCCGGCGGCCGCTCAGGCAGCGCCGGAAGGGGGCCTGTCACCTCCGGTGCCGGCCCACCGCGACACCCCGTTCCGGgctcctgcaggtcttctccctcATCGTGTTTTCCTGCCTCATCGGGGAGGGCTACACCAACGTCACCACCTCGCCCAAGCTCTTCTGCATCTTCAACCGCAACGAGGACGCCTGCCGCTACGGCATCGGCATCGGCATCCTCGCCTTCCTCGCCTGCATCTTCTTCTTCATGGTGGACGTCTACTTCCCCCAGATCAGCAATGCCACTGACCGCAAGTACCTGGTCCTGGCGGACCTCAGCTTCTCAGGTACCAGGGCCAGGgtggccccggggcagggctgggccggcTGTGCACAGGCACCACGGGGCAGACAGACAATGGCTGCCCTGTCCTGCTCCCTGGGTGACGTGGCCACTGTGCCTGGTGAAGGCAGCTGCTCTGATCTCTTGGCACAGTGCCTGTGAGCCatgtgctgctgctgagcacctaacagcctcctgcctgctgaGAGTTGTTGTGTGGGAGGCTGATGTGAGCAGGAGCTGGCCTGCTGGGCTGCACCAGCGATGCTGGGCTGTCCTGTGATGGGTGGGGGgcctgcctggggctggcaggACCCAGACTCTGCCCCTCATGTGTGCTTCCTCCCCTAGGGCTCTGGACGTTCCTGTGGTTCATTGGCTTCTGTTTCTTGACCAACCAGTGGGCCTGGACACCGGCCACAGATGTGCATGTTGGGGCTGACTCTGCCCGAGCTGCCATCACCTTCAGCTTCTTCTCCATCTTCTCGTGGGTGAGCTATGCTGCTGTGGAGTACAGGCACTTGGCCCTGCACTGCTTGGGAGGGGACGAGGAAGGGCTCTGCAGGCTTTGCAGCCCGGGACAGGCCCTGCCACCGTGACTGCATGTGGCCCTGGTGTCTTGGGGGCTAGTGCTGGCCTCTGCCTTGGTGCCTAGCTCTGATGGCCTCTCTCATTTCTGTAGGGGCTCCTGATCGCCTTTGCTTACAAGAGGTACAAGATGGGGGTAGAGGACTTTGCTCACAACTACGTCGACCCTACCTCAGAGGTCTCAACTCCCTACTCCAGTTACCCGAACATCAGCCATGACAGCTATCAGCAGCCACCCTTCACCCACACTGCGGAAGCCTCGGAGGGTTACCAGCCACCGCCGGTGTACTGAGCCCTGTGCCAGGCAGTCCAGCAGGGACAGCTGTACACGTGCAATTTTCTTCcatggggtgggaagggagggacCTGTAACTTGAATGGGGAAGGTGGGGGGCAGAAGGGTGGTAGCTGCTTTGTGTGAAGGCCACTAGGCTTTGGTGCTGGCATGCAGGACAGACTGCCTAGTCCTCATGGAGCTGTAAGCTTTCCAGCTGGGAATCGGAGTGTAATGTGTAGCGGTGTGAGTGCTGAGTGCAGACCTGCTGCATGCCGCGAACTCTTCCTGGGAGGATACTGTTTGCAGACTCCTGTGctgctctgccttccttcctggccctggagaggttgagctcctttcctttctgttgtGCCTCTGGGGAAGCAGTTgtgggaggaagcagtgccgTGTCTGGTTTTCAGCCCTCCCAGGCCTGGCCCCTGGTTCTGGCTTTGGCTGTGCCGTTGTGACTGCTGCCCTGACCTGTCCTAACACTGTTGCCTTTGCCAGCCCTGCTGGCTTTGATTCCCTAAAGTGCCACCTTTCACTTCTTTAGTGAGTGTCTTAATCCCCAGCGCAGCTGGATGGCGCAGTCCAACTCCTGCCTGCCTTTGTGCTCTTGtgccttcttcccttccctcaacTGTTGCTGGGTGAGCTTGATGCCAAAGCCTTGTGTATATAAACTTCCTTGTGCCATGCCTCCCCCCAAAGCCTGCACTTGGGCTGCTGGTGCTCACCTGAAACGGTTTGGGATCTCTGGAAGCAGCAAGCTCTGGGCTCTCTTGCAGCAGGGCGGTGGCCCCAGCCTTGTCCACAGCTCCAGCTGCTACTGAGGAAGGTCCTTGTGGAGCACCTCCGCTGCTGACTCAATCCGCAGCAGCGCCTACCTTCCTCGCTTGCCTTCCACTAGACGTGGGGTATCCAGAGAAGTCAGGCTATAGTCCTGTGTGCTGCATGCTGCTCTGAGAGcaaagctctgctcagcagctcaCTCTCTCCACAGGCTGAGAGCTTTGAGTTGTGCCTCTCTGCGTATGGGCTCTGCAGGCTGGGTTGTCTCAGGTTATGTTTTTCTGTTGCACCTGTTTTGAAGCTGTTCCCAGCAGCAGTGTGAGGTATGTGAGCTGTAGCTGCTGGGGCTGACATTCAAGTATTTCTTTGTTTGTCACTGTAGAGATGGAATAAACTTTTTCACTTAGCCACCATGGGCCTTTCTTTGCTGAGGAAACAAGTCTgggttcctctcctctcctctctcccccctgctgagggatggggcagggggggtTTCAGGAGGGGAAGCTGTGCAGAGCACTGCTCTGGTCAGCTCTGGTGCTCCACAAACAGCACGCTCATGCTAGTCTAGTGCCTATTTTTAGCAAGTGTTCCCTACTGCTCCTTACGGATACTGTTTAATAGAGGATTTGCGTAGCCAGTTCACAAACAACACCCATGTGACCAGCCTTCCAGCACATGCTGCTGCTTGTATGAAAGATCAGCATGCGCTGTTTGCATAGCCTGATAAGTGAGAGCAAACCTTTGTCAGAGCGGTCTGGTATAGAACACACACAGGCAATTCCATTAAGTTATTTATTAACCTAAAACAGTAGCAGTACTACCTTTCCCCAGTCCCCAAGGGAAAAGCCTAGGCCTGGCAGTGAAGTGCTTGTGAATAGCACAGCTGTAATGACATCAAGCAATGCAGGTGTAGGCAGATTTTTTTCAGGCAGCTCTTGTAACCTTCTGGACAGGTGCCtcttcctagctggagtatttaGGTAAACAAAATAGTAGTGATAGTAGTAGACAATTTTTGAACGTGGACATTTGACCAAAGCAGCCTGAACAGAACCAGGAACTATTGTGTGGAGCCTGTGGACTCTGACCTATAGGAAAGGCACTTTTGCAAGGAGTAAATGACTTTTAGAAGCTAAGTGAAGCAAAAGGGAAGAGGATGCTTCATCCAAGCTATAGCAGAGGAAGCAGTAGGCCCAAGAATTCTTTGAAGGCTCAGGAGGGAGCAAGAGACATGACTATAATCAAGAACCGTTCACTCAAAGCAGAGACCCTTTTCCAAGTAGCTGGATTTTCACAGTAACAGTAGCCTCGTCTTATACAGGTTAAGTCCTGAGCCTCCAAGCCCTTCACAGATAGCTAAGCGTTGTGAAGTGGCAGCACCAAGCTTGGACTTAAGCAAACGTGATGTTGGAGAGGTCACTTCCTGAAGTGAGGTCTTGCTTTTCCAACAAGAGTCTGTCTTCATAGGTAGACTACTACTAGATGCAGAGGCATTTAAGTTCAAGCCTAAAAAGAGTTTAGAACACAGGTTGTCAAGCTGAGCCTTCTCTTTCCCCCACTCTGTTTTAGTAAAAACTTATAGCAAGCGAGTGTAATGGCAAGCTGACAGGCCATGCACTATTGTTAAGAGGCTGCTGTAAGTAGGGCCAGGGCACTGATACATATTTCAGTTGTATGAAAAGTTGTGCCACAGCTccctgaaaaggaaagagatatCTCCTCAAACTATGTTAAAAAGGAAGCGTGTTTCAGGTACTGAATTACTCTACATTGTCTTAAGGAACCTGGACTTCAGCAACAGTACACAAGAGATTAAGAAACAATCCTGTTCACGTGCAAGTACAGGGACTTCTACCAGTCAGCGGCCAGTCTGAACACATGCAGAAGTCTAGGAGAACAAACTAGAAGTATTGCAAACTATTAATGCCCTGCAGCCAGGCTTGGTGCGATGGAGTTTTCCAGTACCTGCCTGTGTGGCTGCATCAGTAATTGCACCTGTCTCTTTTCAGTGTTCTAAGAAAGGGACTCCCTTTTAGTCAGGCTCCTGTTTCAGCTCCCCCCAGCATTCGGTCCAGCTGATCATCCTCTTTCTTGGCACTTggtgcagagaagcagcagcttggtTTGGCAGGTAGAGCTGAGACACTTCAGTTTTGCTAAAAGCAGGGGAAGACAGAGCTGATGTCTGGAAATTGCAGCTTTTAGTATCCCCCACTCATGTCGTTCCTATGCTGGAGCCCAAGAGTCAAGAAGCAAAGATCTTTCGGGAGGCAGGTGCATCCAACTGTTTTGCTCCCATGGGCACGTTCTCCTTGTTTTCTGACCCAGGTTGGTGAGGCCTCTTCCGGAAGTAGCAGGCACGGCAGACGGAATGATACTTATCTGCTCCTCCAATCACTTCAACCTGGCAAGAAAGATCGGGAGAGTGACCCTGCGGAGCTCAGTTCACCTAAGGAGGTTCTTTCTCCTAGAGGAGCGTGGCCAGCAAGATGAAGCTATTTAATTGCTTTGTGTTCTGGGGGGACtcacctccctctctgctcccagcCTTTTTGTGTAGGAGGCTTCTCGGTAACACTCCATGCACACAGCATTCAGCTTCACCACGCTCTCTGCCAGTGGGACCAGGTTCAGGATACTTCCAAAAGCCTGTGCCAAGAGCAGGGCAGTTCTGTTGGTTGGATTCTATGAGCTTCTTAATACAGCAGCTAAAGGAAAGTGTTCTACCTTTCTCTGGAAGGTCCCGTCAAGAGCAGCAACAATGACAGTCTTCCCAGCATTGGCCATCATCTCACAGAACTCCACGATGTCTGGGAACTAGAAAAGGTACAGAAATAGTAGCTTTGGGGGCAGAAGGGATAGCACTTAATTCAGGATCCAGCAGTATATGCCCAGGCAGTAGCACAGGGCACCAGAGTATTAGAAGAACGTGTCCTACCCAGGAGATGGACTCCAGCTCCActgtcctcagcctgcagggACTAAGGGAAGGGTTTGACCTCAGGAACACAGTCCAGCAGGACCAAGCTGTTCCAGGGCTATTCCCCCCGCCCAGGGGGATCCAGACCTTTTTCTGCATGGGGGTGCTCTGAAGAGACTGTACCCTGCACAACACTCCAGGACCTGCCCTGGCCTTGCACTTACAAACTGTCCCTCGTCAATGCCGATGACTGCTGAGCTCAGCGCCTCCTGGTACACGTCCTTGAGGAGACAGGCAGGAAGCGCCTCCATGGTGTTCCTATGGAGAACAGGAGGTGAGCCAGCCAGGCTGGCCACCCAGACCCACTGGGGGCTGGTTCTTCCTGCGCAAGGGACTCACCTGTCGTGCGTGGAGACACCGGAGGTGCAGTAGCGTGTGTCCTTGGCATACTTCACCAGCAGGCACTGGTACTGAGCGAGCTGGAACCGCCGTACTCGCCGCATGAGCTCCGTGCTGCAAGAGACTGCTGTCAGCAGGCCCTGGACAcctgccagctccctgccctcccaTCTGACCTGTCCCTACCTCTTTCCAGAGAACATGGGTCCGAAGATCACCTATGGGCAGAACCAGGAGGATCAGTGTACGAGAgtacaggcctggcacaggcacCGCCGGCCACCCTGTCTGCTACTGGCCTGGCCATCACCCTGCACAATCCTGGTATCCTGCCTGGCACTGACCCCACCCTGCAGCCCCTGATATCCCACCCAGTCCCGGCCCAGCAACACTCTCACCCCTGCAGCCCCGGTATCCTTCCTGGTCCCGACCCAGCCCTGGCATCCCACCTGACACTCCCTGATCCCTGTCCCCACACCCTGAGCATCCCACCCAGTACTGGCGCTGGTACCGGTACCAGCCCCAGGCCAGTCCCAGCCCAACCCGGCTTGCCTGGtacccggccggcgccgccgcccccccatgGCCGGCGCCGCCTCACGCGGCCCCGCGGACACCCCGCCGCCCCCCATGGCCGGTACCACGGCCCGGTACCGAGCGGCCGCGGGCGACGCACCTGGATCTGCCCGCGCGGGCGGCTGGGCGAGCCGGGGTGGACGCCGGGCACCGTCAGGCAGTTCATGGCGCCGCTtcgctgccgcgccgccgccgccgccgcgcgcgcccctccgcctggccgccgcgcgcccgccaATCCGCGGaggcgccgctgccccgccccgccgcgcccgccaaTCCGCCGAggagccgctgccccgccccgccccgcccgccaaTCCGCGGAGAGGCGGGAAAATTCTTATTTCCCTCAGCGGCCGActccgagcccgccgccgccttcccggcGTGctccgcgcgcccgcccgcccgccctgcgcgCCAGGGGCTCTCCCACGTCACCGCCCTGCCGCCGCGCGGGCGCCCCctggcggggcggccccggggctgcggcccggcccgtgCGCCCGGCCTCCTATGGAGCTGAGGCGGCCCCGCGACCTCGGCCCAGCtcccggagcggcccggcccccccgggcggccaatgggagcggggccgccgcggggccgagcgggagCGGGCCTGAAGTATGGGGAGGTGGCAGGACATGTCCGGGGAGGTACggcggccgggggtgggggggggtgtatggcggccggggaggaggggaggtaCGGCGGCCGGGAGGAGGGGAGGTACGGCGGCCGGGAGGAGGGGGTACggtggccgggggcggcgggcagggctcgcCCCGGCTGAGCTGGGCCGCGGCCTCGTCCGGCCCCGAGCGTCCCGGGCTgccgcggggcagagcccgcaccccgccgcgccgcggcggccctcAGCGCCCCCGTGCCccaggagctggaggagcagtACTCCCCCAGCCGCTGGTCCCCCCGCCTCGACCCGGACGCCGTGATCGAGGCCCACGAGGAGGCGCTGAGGGCAGGTGAGGCTGCGTGCGCCAGGCCCTGCCCGGGGTGAGGCGAAGCCCCTGGGCACCGTGGGCAGAGCCTCCCGACGTCCCCCGCAGGCACCCAGCGGGCCCGGACCACCACGCACGCCCTGCTGCATGTCCCCTACGGGCACGGCGACGGGGAGAAGCTTGACGTTTATTTGCCTGCGGATCCTTCTGGAAGTAGGTGACCAGCAGGGTGGCAgcggggaggggtgggcaggggctgcgccTGCCTCCTGACCCTGTGTCGTGCCTTGCAGCTTTCCCAGTCCTTGTCTACATTCATGGTGGATACTGGCAGTGCTTAAGGTGAGGCAGACCATTTGTGGGGGGAGCCCTTGGGAGGGGACTACCTGGCCTGCCTTTACCATCCTCCTTCTCAGGAGAGCAGCCTTGAGCCTAGACTTGCCCTGGGTATTCTGGGTCTGATCAAACCTGCGGGgctccagccagccctgggggaacGCCTGCCCCACAGTGTGTGGCTAACCTGCGATTCCTTCTCCAGTAAGGACGCCTCGGGTTTTGCAGCCCCCGCACTGGTGTCACAGGGTGTTGCAGTAGTGGCCGTGGGTTACAACATAGCTCCCAAAGGTAGGTGGTTTCCAGCGGCAGCTGTGACACCCCTCGCAGACTCAGGGCCCTACTGACTGTGCTCTCTGCCTAGGCCACATGGATGAAATGGTGGCCCAGGTGCGGCGCAGCCTCGTcttcctggtgcagcagtacTCCCAGATCAGGTGGGcagtgcacagctctgcagcgtGCCTGGTTTCCCCCACCCCCTGCATCAGCAGTCTCTATGGCCGTTGTCTGGCCTTCAAGACAAACTGTGCCTGTGTCACTCCCTGGGGTGATTTAGCGTATGGGGGTGTCTGTGGCAGCCACAGGGTGCCAAGTCCTGAGGTATAATAAACACCTGGGGTTGAAtactgtgccaggcctgtgtgtgtgcTCCTTCACTGTTGGGCAAGGGATTGGCTGATGGACTGGAAGGTGCGTCTcagctgctgtgtttgggctgcaGCCCTTGGGAGTGTTCTGCCTCCTCCACTCTGAACAGGATGCCTGCAGGCGGGGTGTGCTGCACAGTCCCTTCTTACACGCTCATGGCTCCTTTTCTCTAGCGGTGTTTACCTGTGTGGACATTCAGCGGGAGCTCACTTGGCAGCTATGGTGTTGTCAACGGACTGGGCAGAGTATGGAGTGACACCTGACATCAAAGGTAGTGCCTGgcctcccagagacccccccctgCTCCCCTGTGCTCTGGAAAGCTGGTGCTTGGGGCTAGGGTGCTGTCCTGGGGCATCTCCTCCTTTCCTGATCCAGCTGCATGGCTCTGGGCTGCTGGGCAGTGGGGTACGGCTCCATCAGTGCCTTCTCTGCAGCGAAGCTGTTCCCGGCCAAGTGCATGCTTGCTGGCAAAGGGGGGATCTGTGGGGAGTGACTCATCTTTTCCAGGGGGCTGAAGGAGAACTGGTGAATTGCACTCAGATGTGGCCGTCTTTCTGCTAACTCTTCAGGGTGCCAAAGTTGGCCAGTTCTGTAGTGTGTAAAGCTGTGTAAGATGACTTGCCTCAGCTGACTGCAGCCCACAGATGTTGGGAATACAAGAATGTGGGGCTCCTAGGACCAGCTGCCCCTGTAGGTGTAAGCGTCCTGTGCCCATCAGGCAGCTCAGCAGCGCCACCAAGGGCTGAGGCCTCCCTCTGCACCTTGAGAGACGTGGGACATGGGTGCAGAGAGGAGTGATCCCACAGGAGTGGCCTGAATGGTGGGGCTGCTCACACCTGCCAGTgtctctgcctgcaggagctgttCTGGTGAGTGGTGTGTATGACCTGGAGCCCATTTTGCATGTCTATGTGAACGATGCGCTGAACATGAGTCGGTGAGTCCAGACACTCTAGTGACAGTGATTGGGAGAGGGCACGGGCAGCTGGCATGCAGGCATGTCTTTGGCCAGCACAGCCTATGGCAGACACCAgcccaccctgcaccctgctctgcctgtgtcTGCACAGCCTGCCCGCACAGAAGCGTACCGTGCACAGCATGCCTGCAGCCTCCGTACCTGACCCAGGCACAGGCCCTGCAGCCTCTGTCTTACTCATGCACACAAACCGAGGACATGGGAGCGCTCTCCTCTCAAAAGGTTTGAGAGGCATGCTGGCTGTCACTAAGCTGTCTCCTTCCTCAGGGAAGTCGCCCAGAGGAACAGCCCCATGCTATGCCTCACCGGAGCGGTGCCTGCAGCTGCGGCCTGTGAAGTGCTTGTGGCCATGGCCCAGTACGACTCCCCGGAGTTCCGCCGGCA encodes:
- the SYNGR2 gene encoding synaptogyrin-2 produces the protein MEGGGGGGGGGGAYGAAKAGGAFDLGRFVQQPQVLARIASAVFSLIVFSCLIGEGYTNVTTSPKLFCIFNRNEDACRYGIGIGILAFLACIFFFMVDVYFPQISNATDRKYLVLADLSFSGLWTFLWFIGFCFLTNQWAWTPATDVHVGADSARAAITFSFFSIFSWGLLIAFAYKRYKMGVEDFAHNYVDPTSEVSTPYSSYPNISHDSYQQPPFTHTAEASEGYQPPPVY
- the TK1 gene encoding thymidine kinase, cytosolic, producing the protein MNCLTVPGVHPGSPSRPRGQIQVIFGPMFSGKSTELMRRVRRFQLAQYQCLLVKYAKDTRYCTSGVSTHDRNTMEALPACLLKDVYQEALSSAVIGIDEGQFFPDIVEFCEMMANAGKTVIVAALDGTFQRKAFGSILNLVPLAESVVKLNAVCMECYREASYTKRLGAEREVEVIGGADKYHSVCRACYFRKRPHQPGSENKENVPMGAKQLDAPASRKIFAS
- the AFMID gene encoding kynurenine formamidase isoform X2; translation: MGAGPPRGRAGAGLKYGEVAGHVRGGTQRARTTTHALLHVPYGHGDGEKLDVYLPADPSGTFPVLVYIHGGYWQCLSKDASGFAAPALVSQGVAVVAVGYNIAPKGHMDEMVAQVRRSLVFLVQQYSQISGVYLCGHSAGAHLAAMVLSTDWAEYGVTPDIKGAVLVSGVYDLEPILHVYVNDALNMSREVAQRNSPMLCLTGAVPAAAACEVLVAMAQYDSPEFRRQSQEYCQALRSAGWTVSLLDLAGVDHFDVIEKLSQDSYILTQVILNMISRA
- the AFMID gene encoding kynurenine formamidase isoform X4, which translates into the protein MGAGPPRGRAGAGLKYGEVAGHVRGGTQRARTTTHALLHVPYGHGDGEKLDVYLPADPSGTFPVLVYIHGGYWQCLSKDASGFAAPALVSQGVAVVAVGYNIAPKGHMDEMVAQVRRSLVFLVQQYSQISGVYLCGHSAGAHLAAMVLSTDWAEYGVTPDIKGKSPRGTAPCYASPERCLQLRPVKCLWPWPSTTPRSSAGSPRSTARPCAQLAGLSRCWILLVWITLTSLRSYRRTAIS
- the AFMID gene encoding kynurenine formamidase isoform X1, with amino-acid sequence MGRWQDMSGEELEEQYSPSRWSPRLDPDAVIEAHEEALRAGTQRARTTTHALLHVPYGHGDGEKLDVYLPADPSGTFPVLVYIHGGYWQCLSKDASGFAAPALVSQGVAVVAVGYNIAPKGHMDEMVAQVRRSLVFLVQQYSQISGVYLCGHSAGAHLAAMVLSTDWAEYGVTPDIKGAVLVSGVYDLEPILHVYVNDALNMSREVAQRNSPMLCLTGAVPAAAACEVLVAMAQYDSPEFRRQSQEYCQALRSAGWTVSLLDLAGVDHFDVIEKLSQDSYILTQVILNMISRA
- the AFMID gene encoding kynurenine formamidase isoform X5, producing the protein MGRWQDMSGEELEEQYSPSRWSPRLDPDAVIEAHEEALRAGTQRARTTTHALLHVPYGHGDGEKLDVYLPADPSGTFPVLVYIHGGYWQCLSGVYLCGHSAGAHLAAMVLSTDWAEYGVTPDIKGAVLVSGVYDLEPILHVYVNDALNMSREVAQRNSPMLCLTGAVPAAAACEVLVAMAQYDSPEFRRQSQEYCQALRSAGWTVSLLDLAGVDHFDVIEKLSQDSYILTQVILNMISRA
- the AFMID gene encoding kynurenine formamidase isoform X3; this encodes MGRWQDMSGEELEEQYSPSRWSPRLDPDAVIEAHEEALRAGTQRARTTTHALLHVPYGHGDGEKLDVYLPADPSGTFPVLVYIHGGYWQCLSKDASGFAAPALVSQGVAVVAVGYNIAPKGHMDEMVAQVRRSLVFLVQQYSQISGVYLCGHSAGAHLAAMVLSTDWAEYGVTPDIKGKSPRGTAPCYASPERCLQLRPVKCLWPWPSTTPRSSAGSPRSTARPCAQLAGLSRCWILLVWITLTSLRSYRRTAIS